The following proteins are encoded in a genomic region of Poecilia reticulata strain Guanapo linkage group LG11, Guppy_female_1.0+MT, whole genome shotgun sequence:
- the pea15 gene encoding astrocytic phosphoprotein PEA-15, with the protein MAEYTSLLSDLSENITNEDLEQLKSACKEDIPEDQSNNITSSKEWFSYLEKNDKLAQDNLSYIEHIFEISRRPDLLTRVIEYRTTVLKISEDDEIDTKLTRIPSAKKYKDIIRQPSEDEIIKLAPPPKKA; encoded by the exons ATGGCGGAGTACACCTCTTTGCTCAGCGACCTGTCTGAAAACATAACCAACGAGGACTTGGAGCAGCTCAAGTCAGCCTGCAAGGAGGACATCCCTGAAGACCAGAGCAACAACATCACCTCCTCCAAGGAGTGGTTCAGCTACCTGGAGAAGAACGACAAGCTCGCCCAAG ATAACCTGTCTTACATCGAGCACATCTTTGAGATCTCTCGACGGCCGGACCTGCTGACCAGAGTGATAGAGTACCGCACCACTGTGCTCAAGATCTCCGAGGACGATGAGATCGACACCAAGCTCACACGCATCCCCTCCGCCAAGAAATACAAAG acatcatCCGCCAGCCCTCTGAAGATGAAATCATCAAGTTGGCGCCTCCTCCTAAAAAGGCATGA